A single Tissierella sp. DNA region contains:
- the saoT gene encoding thioredoxin-like (seleno)protein SaoT produces MDKILVEFINTUSGCDGHTRAVEVAAAKYKDKVEVKIYYAGKNMEYIKKYGVIFRGTLIINEKKKIQRISKDIIEKEIALAVEELENGGDL; encoded by the coding sequence TTGGATAAGATTTTAGTTGAATTTATAAATACTTGATCTGGATGTGACGGTCATACCCGTGCTGTAGAGGTTGCTGCAGCTAAGTACAAAGACAAGGTAGAAGTCAAAATCTACTATGCAGGCAAGAATATGGAGTATATAAAAAAGTATGGAGTTATCTTTAGAGGAACTCTTATTATTAACGAGAAGAAAAAGATTCAACGAATATCTAAGGATATTATTGAAAAGGAAATAGCTTTAGCTGTTGAAGAATTAGAAAATGGAGGTGACTTATAA
- the saoC gene encoding Cys-Cys-COOH (seleno)protein SaoC yields the protein MKKNIKFILIGFILFVLGFYGYYLENGNTLQTLGVEPDNELLLYFQDTHPDNKVILCGYEDLNDDGLKDLLVIYNEAPKKNAMVVVLDTDNGFKLSDHTHAPIDNQTIEFKDIDKTGPIEFIVSGSKDGKYGYAIFRLIDDTEIKDLFGDGMEECC from the coding sequence ATGAAAAAAAATATTAAATTTATATTAATAGGATTTATACTCTTTGTATTGGGCTTCTATGGATATTATCTAGAAAATGGCAACACTTTGCAAACATTAGGAGTAGAACCTGACAATGAGCTTCTTCTATATTTTCAAGATACTCATCCTGATAATAAGGTAATACTATGTGGCTATGAGGACTTGAATGACGATGGTCTCAAAGATTTACTGGTTATATATAACGAAGCTCCTAAAAAGAATGCAATGGTTGTAGTTTTAGATACAGATAATGGATTTAAGTTATCAGATCATACTCACGCTCCTATAGATAATCAAACAATTGAGTTTAAAGATATTGATAAAACTGGTCCAATAGAATTTATTGTATCTGGTTCAAAGGATGGAAAATACGGCTATGCCATATTTAGATTAATTGATGATACTGAAATAAAGGATCTATTTGGTGATGGTATGGAAGAATGCTGTTAA
- the saoE gene encoding efflux transporter SaoE: MLILDFLKDILLTSINLLNGTSSWLVFSYIIAGLLHDIISPVRFHKHLGNTKISSILKVTISGMCLPICSCGTIPLGISLYYSGAYVGPTLAFMASTPALNPIALILSFGLLGKELTMINIAAGFLLPFIIGIIGNKFCGNEISKPDLEEEIISMSLEQAEKIPFLEKLKSGMHWAIHDLATVLSKYVVWGMLFGGFILTVFPDSFIQKYLGNPSMLSLWNVAVLAALMYVCAVGHIPFIAALIASGASPGAAITFLMAGAATNIPELLSIYKMIGKKTAIIYGVVISIFAFGVGYLTNLWLMPGFEPAINYNRIDSSIESANRFLFTLPEPLKYLCSFIVFLFFLKAMYPKVENLFRNLAKQTR, translated from the coding sequence TTGTTAATATTAGATTTTTTAAAAGATATATTATTAACTTCTATTAATCTACTTAATGGAACTTCAAGTTGGCTGGTGTTTAGTTACATAATTGCGGGACTTCTTCATGATATTATATCTCCAGTGAGATTTCACAAGCATTTAGGGAATACTAAAATTAGTTCTATACTAAAGGTAACAATTTCAGGTATGTGCTTACCTATTTGTAGCTGTGGTACAATCCCACTTGGTATTAGCTTATACTATTCAGGAGCTTATGTTGGCCCTACGCTGGCATTTATGGCATCTACTCCTGCCCTAAACCCTATAGCATTAATACTTAGCTTTGGACTCTTAGGAAAGGAGTTAACCATGATAAACATAGCTGCAGGATTCTTACTTCCTTTTATTATAGGTATAATAGGTAATAAATTCTGTGGTAATGAAATAAGTAAACCTGATTTAGAGGAAGAAATAATATCAATGTCATTAGAGCAAGCAGAGAAGATCCCTTTTTTAGAAAAGTTAAAGTCAGGTATGCATTGGGCAATACATGATTTAGCTACAGTATTAAGTAAATATGTTGTTTGGGGAATGTTGTTTGGAGGATTCATTTTAACTGTATTCCCAGATTCATTTATACAGAAATATTTAGGAAATCCTAGTATGTTATCTCTTTGGAATGTGGCAGTTCTGGCTGCATTAATGTATGTCTGTGCCGTTGGACACATTCCATTTATAGCTGCATTAATTGCTAGTGGTGCCTCACCTGGTGCTGCAATTACCTTCCTTATGGCAGGAGCAGCCACTAATATCCCTGAACTATTAAGTATATATAAGATGATTGGTAAAAAAACTGCTATTATATATGGTGTAGTAATCTCTATCTTTGCATTTGGAGTTGGATATCTAACTAACTTATGGTTAATGCCTGGATTTGAACCTGCTATTAATTATAATAGAATTGATAGCAGCATTGAAAGTGCAAATAGATTTCTCTTTACCTTGCCAGAACCACTTAAATATTTATGTTCCTTTATAGTTTTCCTATTTTTCTTAAAGGCAATGTACCCAAAGGTAGAGAATTTATTTAGAAATCTTGCAAAACAAACGAGGTAG
- the saoD gene encoding DsrE-related protein SaoD, translating to MKVAYVISSDNARTILRDMVIPQLEAGNHGAEVVGMFFVFDNTFLLLKDTDIGERLQKLHEDTGMILLACDQCAIERQIENNLVQGAAIGCFPVLYGALSSVDLDQVITF from the coding sequence ATGAAGGTAGCATATGTAATAAGTTCTGATAATGCAAGAACTATTTTAAGAGACATGGTAATTCCACAATTAGAAGCCGGTAACCATGGAGCAGAAGTAGTAGGTATGTTTTTCGTATTTGATAATACTTTCTTATTATTAAAGGACACTGATATTGGGGAAAGACTTCAAAAATTACACGAAGATACTGGCATGATACTTTTGGCTTGTGATCAATGTGCAATTGAAAGACAAATAGAAAACAATCTTGTACAAGGTGCTGCTATCGGTTGCTTCCCAGTATTGTATGGTGCCCTTAGTTCAGTAGATCTTGACCAAGTAATTACATTCTAG